In the genome of Terriglobales bacterium, the window AGGCGGCTGTTCCATCCCATCTCGTCGTGGCGATAGCGTTCGCGCATGCCGTGGTTGCGCAGGCTGAGCATGCGCTCGGCCATCCCAGGCTCGCTGGTGGCGACCGCGCCGCCGTCCCCGAAGCCGCCCAGGTTCTTGGTGGGATAGAAGCTGAGGGCGGCGGCCGCGGCCAGCGAGCCGGCGCGCTGCCCCCTCCAGGCCGCGCCGAAGGACTGGGCCGCGTCTTCCAGCAGCACCAGCTTGCCTTCCGCCGCGATGTTCTGCAGCTCGTCCATCTGCGCGCACTGGCCGTAGAGATGGACGGCGAGGATGGCGCGCAGCCGCGAGGTCAGCGCGCTGTTCACCTTGTGGCGGGTCTGGACGGGATCGAGGTTGAAGGTGAGGGGATCGATGTCCACCAGCACCGGGCGGGCGCCGGCGCGGGCGATGGCGGTGGCGGTGGCGATGAAGCTGAAGGCGGTGGTCAGCACCTCGTCGCCGGGCTGCACCCCGGCGGCCACCAGCGCCAGCCACAGGGCGTCGGTGCCGGAGGCGCAGGCCACGGTGGTGGCCGCGCCGGTGAAGGTGGCGAGCTCGCGCTCGAAGGCGGCGACCTCTTCCCCCAGGATGAAGCGCTGCGAGTCGCAGACGCGCGCCAGCGCCGCGGCGACCTCCTGGCGGATGCCGGCGTACTGGCGGGTGAGGTCCAGTTGCGGGATGCGCCGCATCTCGCCGGCGCGGGCCGGCGCTGGTCGCGGCTTCTTCGTGGTGGAAGCGGTCTTCACGGGCGGCAAAAAAAGTCTATCACCGCCGGGCGCGGAGCGGGGGCTTGGCGGGGCGACGCAGGCGAGGCGGCGCGGGCGTGGGCACGCCGGCGGCCAGGGCTTCCTCCCAGCGGGCGAGGGCGCGCCGCAGCCCGGCCACGTCCAGGCCGGCGTAGGCGGCGGGATAGCCGGCCAGCTTCTTCCCGCCCCGCGCCAGCAGCGAGCGCGCTCCCGCGAGGTTTCCGGTGGAGTGGTGGTGCAGGCCCACCGCGATCTGGATCAGCGCCTGCAGGAAGAGTTTGCGGCGGCCCGCGGCCTCCCGCCAGACGTCCTCCAAGGCCTCGTGGGCGTCGAAGAAATCCCCGGCATTG includes:
- a CDS encoding DUF309 domain-containing protein, with the translated sequence MDASGYRRGISLFNAGDFFDAHEALEDVWREAAGRRKLFLQALIQIAVGLHHHSTGNLAGARSLLARGGKKLAGYPAAYAGLDVAGLRRALARWEEALAAGVPTPAPPRLRRPAKPPLRARR
- a CDS encoding DegT/DnrJ/EryC1/StrS family aminotransferase — protein: MKTASTTKKPRPAPARAGEMRRIPQLDLTRQYAGIRQEVAAALARVCDSQRFILGEEVAAFERELATFTGAATTVACASGTDALWLALVAAGVQPGDEVLTTAFSFIATATAIARAGARPVLVDIDPLTFNLDPVQTRHKVNSALTSRLRAILAVHLYGQCAQMDELQNIAAEGKLVLLEDAAQSFGAAWRGQRAGSLAAAAALSFYPTKNLGGFGDGGAVATSEPGMAERMLSLRNHGMRERYRHDEMGWNSRLDALQAAVLRVKLQHVNEWNQRRNQVAESYGRLLAKAGLSAPRSASQPAPVQPPHVLAEAYHAWHQYVIRAERRDDLRHFLAERGVATEVYYPIPMHLQQCFVYLGYAEGSFPEAERAAREVLALPMFPELEPEEQEYVVAAMAQFYS